In the genome of Natronomonas salina, the window AACCTCGCAGTCGGCCATCTCGAAACTCAGCTGGGTGATCGACGACCCGGCGCCGGTGTGGTCGAAGAGCTGGTCCAGTGCGTCGGGGTCGATGCTCTCGTACAGCGGGTCGAGATCGAGCGGAGAGACCTCTTTTGCATCTGCGACTGCGGCGATGACCGTCTCACTGACGGTCTCGTCGCTGGAGGTCGTTCGTACCGTGTCGCCGAGTGTGCCCGTCATCGTATCCATACTATCAATGTATACCCTTGGGGGATAGGTGCTGTTTCAATACCCGTAGTATTCCGGCTCAAGTGGGCACTACATATGTAGTGTACGTCCCGGCCACCGAATCGCTGTCCTGGATCGATTCGAGAACTCGAGCAACGTATTCGCGTGCCCCGACAGCAATCAATTTCGTGGCTTCCCTGGTCTCAGGAGCGCTCGGGCCGATTCTGGAGAGACTATCTCGTTCCGTCGAATCCTCCCAGTCCCAATCACCTCCGAAGGGCTATGTTTTTACTTCGGGGGGGCGTCGTTCGTGGTGTGGCTGCACATAGCTCTCAGAGTGGAGGCGACGATAGTACCGACCTCCCCGAGGTCGTGCCGTTCGACCTCCCTCATCTCACACGGTTGAGCTGGGAACTGGGCTCTCGCGTCGTCGAAGACGAGGAATCCACGCTCCAGAGCAGGTGGGAACACGACCGGCTGGCGTGGCTGCTATCGATCTTTCGTGTGACGGACAATACGGTCATCCTGTGCGTCCGAACGCCGACGGGCAGGGAACGGTTCTACGGGGCCGCCCAATCGGACCTGAACATCGCCTTCCGAAAGCTCGCTGCAGCCCCGTCCTGGCGACCACGCAGCGAGTGAGTGCCGTGCCGGAGTGGCCAGACCAGTACCACATTCAGATATACTCTGGCCAGAGCTTTACACCGGTATGCGTCGTTCCCGATCTCGTACTCTCGTTCGGTAGGCGACCCGATCGTAAACCGTGTTTAAAGACGCCCCCCGAAGTATTATTTCAGCGGCGTTTGATCGGTAGCTATGTCGACAGGCCCTCCAGCCGCCGTCGAGTTCGATAGCGTCACCAAACAGTACGACGGGGTGACAGCCCTCCGGAACCTCTCCCTCACCGTCCAGCAGGGCGAAATCTACGGGTTCCTCGGACCGAACGGCGCCGGAAAGTCGACGTCGATCGGCCTCGCCCTCGATTTCGTCCGTCCGACGAACGGCTCGGTTACGGTTCTCGGTCACGATGCCCAAGCGGCCAGCTTGCAGGTTCGCGAACGCGTCGGCTTCCTCTCGGACGACTTCGAGGTGTACGACCGGTTGACCGGCCGTCAACACGTCTCCTTCGCTATCGAGGCGAAGGGCGCCGACGATGACCCGGCAGCGCTCCTGGATCGCGTCGGCCTCGAGGAAGCGGCCGATCGAGCGGCTGGCGGCTACTCGAAGGGCATGAAACAGCGACTCGGCCTCGCGACGGCGCTCGTCGGTGACGCCGACCTCCTCATCCTCGACGAGCCGTCGACCGGCCTGGACCCGAACGCGGCCCGGGAGATGCGCGAGATAATCCGCGCCGAGAACGAGCGGGGAGCCACCGTGTTCTTCTCGTCACACATCCTCGAACAGGTGGACGCCATCTGTGATCGCGTCGGTATCCTCCGGTCCGGCGAGCTCGTCGCGGAAGACACGGTCGACGGCCTCAGAGAGACCGTCGGCGGCGACTCCCAGCTACGGCTTACCGTCGACACGGTCCCCGACGGCTTGCTCGAGGCGGTACGGAACGTATCCGGCGTCTCCGACGTCAGCCTGGACGCCGGCGACGTCGTCGCGGTCTGCCGACCGGACGCCCGGCGAGACGTCATCGACGCCGTCGAATCGACCGGGGCGACCGTCGAACAGTTCGAGACGGAGGAGATCTCGCTGGAAGCGATGTTCGCCGCATACACGGAGGGTGGAGCATGAGCTGGTTCGTCGTCGGGAAGAAGGACTTCGCCGACGCCAGCCGTTCGCGGCTCCTGTGGGTGCTCACGGCGCTGTTCGTGCTCCTCGTTGGCGGGCTCGCCTACGCCTTCGCCGCGATTCTCAGCGGCGGCGGCGAGGCAGGGAGCCTCGGATTCATCGTGTTCCTGCAGAGCGTAGCGACCTTCTTCATCTCGATCGCCGCGCTCCTGGTCGCCTACAAAGCGATCGCGGGCGAACGGGAGACTGGAACCATCAGTTTCCTGCTCGGATTGCCGGTGACGCGCCGGGATGTCGTGTTCGGGAAGGTCGCTGGCCGTAGCCTCGTGCTCACACTCTCTCTGCTGGGCGGGTTCGGCGTCGCTGCCCTGATCTTAGTGGCGCTCGGCGGTGATTTCGATCCCCTACAGTATCTACTGTTCACCCTGCTGTCCGTCTTCTACGGTGTGGCCTTCGTGAGCGTGGCTGTGACGCTCTCGTCGATTACGGCATCGTCTTCCCGCGCGGCCGCTGCAGCCATCGGGTTCTGGGTATTCGACCAGTTCTGGAGCACTGCCGTTCTCGTCGTGCTGGTGGTGGTGAACGGACTGTCGATGCCGCAGCCCCCGTTGCCGAACTGGTACCACGTCCTCGCCGGACTGGGTCCGAGCGCCGCGTACGGGAACGCCGCGGGGTACTTCCTCCCGCCCGAGTTCGCCGAACAGGTCCAGGGCCAGTTCGGCGGACTCCCAGAGTGGTATGGCCTCGTCGTGTTGGCCGTCTGGTTGGTGGTGCCACTTGTACTCGGAATCGTCCGTTTCCAGCAACTCGACCTGTGACGGACTGCTGCCGCTCGCTCGGAGAATCGTGTCGGAAGTGTGGTAAGTAAATATTCGTTGACACGGCCGAAAACCGCACGACAAGACGGGGAAAGGGCCGATGATCACCGAGGCGTTCATGCGCGACGTCGCCGCCAGCACCGCCGGCGAAGTCACGACGCCCGTTCCGCTTCCGGGTGCGTTCCCCGAGGCCGGGTACTACCCGACGAGCTAACCCGCTACGTCGGAGGTGCCGACGCCTACGCCATCACGCTCGAGAACTTCGTTCAGGTCGACGCCTACACGGCCTGATTCGGAGTGGTCTCGCAATACCCTCGGTGATCCAAGGTGCGGCCGGGAGTCGACGGTTATCTCGGCGCTGTCGAGGTGCACGTTTCCGGACGATATTGAAACGGTTCTAGGTACTTTGACCGAGCAGTCATTGTCCACCGGTGAAAGATAGAATTGACGGCCAATCCCGGTTACCTGCCATAAATAACCACAGGCCGTCATTCTGAAACCTCACACTGGTCAGTGTACCCGAGACCGACCGAATAGGTAATAGGGTGATTCCAGCGCAGCGAGACTGAATCAGCCGAACGATCGAACCTGCGTAAAGCCCTTGTTTGTCAATACATTGAGTAGAACTAATGACGGACCCGGAGACGCCGAGTGAACCCGCTCTTCAAAGTTCTCCAGAAGCGGTCTTGGAGCGGGTAACCGACGCTGTCTACGAGCTCGACGAAGACTGGCAGTTCACGTATTGCAACGACCAGGCTGAAACCCTGTTCCAGCGAGACCGAACGGATATCCGTGGGGAATCTATCTGGGAGGAGTTTCCCAGATTGACCGACTCGCTGTTCCAGTGGGAACACGAGCAAGCGATGGAGACCCAGGAAGCTGTCACGTTCGAGACGCACTATCCGCCGCAGGACGGGTGGTTCGAGATCCGTGCCTATCCCTCTGAAACCGGACTTTCAGTGTACGTACGCGACATCACTGACCCGGATGACCGTCAGCAGGAAGTCGAGAAACGGGAACAAGCGCTTCGACGTGCCAACGAGATAATGGCGGCCGCAGACCAGCCGTTCTCCCAACAGATAGATTCGCTCCTCGAAGTCGTCCGAACGACGGTCGGTACCAAGTTTGCGACGCTCTCACGGGTCAATGAAGATGCTGGTGAGTACATCTTCGAACACGTGGCCGCGCCGGAAACGGTCGACCTCGAAGCGGGTGACACGACACCGCTGGAGACCCTTCCCAACTGCTCACGCGTCGTCGAGACTGCGGAGACGCTCGTCCTGCAGGACGTGCAGTCCGAGGCACCGGAACTGGTCGACCCCGAGTGGGGGATCGCCTGTTATCTCGGGACACCGGTCATCGTCCATGGGGAGGTGTACGGGACGTTCTGCTTCTACGGGAACGAGGCGCGGACCGAGGCGTTCTCCGATTGGGAAGTCTCGTTCGTCGGGTTACTCAGCAACTGGGTGAGCAACGAACTCGAGCACAGGGTGTACAAGCAGGAACTCGAGGAGTCCAACGAGCGCTTAGAGCAGTTCGCCTACGCCGCCAGCCACGACCTTCAGGAACCGCTCCGGATGGTGACGAGCTACCTCCAGCTGATCGAGCGGCGGTACACCGACGAACTCGACGACGAGGCCGAGGAGTTCATCGAGTTCGCCGTCGACGGCGCCGACCGGATGCGAGACATGATAGATGGATTACTCGAATATTCGCGGGTCGAGACGCGAGGTGATCCCTTGGAACCGGTCGAGTTGGACGCCGTTCTCGAAGACGCTCGTCAGGACCTCCAGTTACGCATCGAGGAGACGGATGCAGAGATAGTCACGGGGACCCTCCCTCGGGTCAGAGGCGATGGCGATCAACTCCGGGAGGTGTTCCAGAACCTGCTGGACAACGCCATCGAGTACAGCGGCGACGAGTCACCGCGTGTCTACGTCTCGGCCGAGCGAGCGGGCGATGAGTGGGTGCTCTCGGTTCGCGACGAGGGCGTCGGTATCGATCCTGCGGACGCCGACCGTGTCTTCGACGTGTTCGAGAGCCTCCATACGCAGGAGGAAGGCGGGGGGACGGGAATCGGACTGGCGCTAAGTGAGCGAATCGTCGAACGCCACGGCGGCGATATCTGGGTCGAGCCCGACTCTCGCGATGGGACGACGTTCGCGTTTACACTGCCGGTAGCAGACGAGCCCGATAACTGAACGCCCTGAATCGACCGATTCAGAAATGGGACGGTTCAAGCGCGACGAGACTGAAACAGCCGCCAGAACGTGTCCGCTCAGCATGCTCGAAAGGTCGGTAGGGTTCTCCTGCTACGTCGAACCGAGTGAAGGGCCTGTGTCAGCGCTACTCGTCGCCGTAATGGCTCCGCTTCTTGAACATGAACTTCATATCGCCCTCGAAGACGCTCTCTCCGTCCTGGTTCGTCGTTAGCGCATCGATGACGACGAGACCAGCGTCCTCACGGGATTCGAGATCGCGCTTCTCCGCCACTTCGAACTCCGCGGAGATGGTGTCGTCGACGTACACCGGGTTCTGGAGGTCCATGTAGTTCATCCCGAGAAACGCGATAACGCGGCGTTCGACGAACCCGCAGCGGTGGACGAACCCGGTCGTGAGCACGAACGTCAACGGACCGTGACCGATACGCGCGCCGTACGGGCCGTCCTCGGAGTACTCGTCGTTCGTGTGAATCTCTTCCCAGTCACCCGACACCGAAGAGTACATCTCCAGGGTCGCGCTCGTCACAGTCCGCCCGGCGCTCTCGAACGTCTGTCCCTCCTCCAACTCCTCGAAGTAGTGCGGTTCGTAGGTGATCGACATTATCGGTGGTCGTACACTCGCTGGACTTTGCCGGTTGCCTGTCGCTCGATGCCTGCGGGCGAAGCGATCTTCACATCGTCGGGCGAGACGTCGAGGGTCGAATCGAGTGTCTCCCGGACCCGCCGTTCTACCGCCTCGGCGTCCGCGTTCTCCCGGCGTTCGATGGTGAGTTCGAGCGTGTCCAGCTGGCCCTCTCGACGGATGTCGATGCGGTACTGTGGAGCGACGCCTTCCAGGTCGAGGACGACGGACTCTATCTGGCTGGGAT includes:
- a CDS encoding MaoC/PaaZ C-terminal domain-containing protein, producing the protein MSITYEPHYFEELEEGQTFESAGRTVTSATLEMYSSVSGDWEEIHTNDEYSEDGPYGARIGHGPLTFVLTTGFVHRCGFVERRVIAFLGMNYMDLQNPVYVDDTISAEFEVAEKRDLESREDAGLVVIDALTTNQDGESVFEGDMKFMFKKRSHYGDE
- a CDS encoding ABC transporter permease, with product MSWFVVGKKDFADASRSRLLWVLTALFVLLVGGLAYAFAAILSGGGEAGSLGFIVFLQSVATFFISIAALLVAYKAIAGERETGTISFLLGLPVTRRDVVFGKVAGRSLVLTLSLLGGFGVAALILVALGGDFDPLQYLLFTLLSVFYGVAFVSVAVTLSSITASSSRAAAAAIGFWVFDQFWSTAVLVVLVVVNGLSMPQPPLPNWYHVLAGLGPSAAYGNAAGYFLPPEFAEQVQGQFGGLPEWYGLVVLAVWLVVPLVLGIVRFQQLDL
- a CDS encoding ABC transporter ATP-binding protein — its product is MSTGPPAAVEFDSVTKQYDGVTALRNLSLTVQQGEIYGFLGPNGAGKSTSIGLALDFVRPTNGSVTVLGHDAQAASLQVRERVGFLSDDFEVYDRLTGRQHVSFAIEAKGADDDPAALLDRVGLEEAADRAAGGYSKGMKQRLGLATALVGDADLLILDEPSTGLDPNAAREMREIIRAENERGATVFFSSHILEQVDAICDRVGILRSGELVAEDTVDGLRETVGGDSQLRLTVDTVPDGLLEAVRNVSGVSDVSLDAGDVVAVCRPDARRDVIDAVESTGATVEQFETEEISLEAMFAAYTEGGA
- a CDS encoding HalOD1 output domain-containing protein; this translates as MDTMTGTLGDTVRTTSSDETVSETVIAAVADAKEVSPLDLDPLYESIDPDALDQLFDHTGAGSSITQLSFEMADCEVHVRGNGEVTVTPAPAASDGVDRVISLE
- a CDS encoding sensor histidine kinase; this translates as MTDPETPSEPALQSSPEAVLERVTDAVYELDEDWQFTYCNDQAETLFQRDRTDIRGESIWEEFPRLTDSLFQWEHEQAMETQEAVTFETHYPPQDGWFEIRAYPSETGLSVYVRDITDPDDRQQEVEKREQALRRANEIMAAADQPFSQQIDSLLEVVRTTVGTKFATLSRVNEDAGEYIFEHVAAPETVDLEAGDTTPLETLPNCSRVVETAETLVLQDVQSEAPELVDPEWGIACYLGTPVIVHGEVYGTFCFYGNEARTEAFSDWEVSFVGLLSNWVSNELEHRVYKQELEESNERLEQFAYAASHDLQEPLRMVTSYLQLIERRYTDELDDEAEEFIEFAVDGADRMRDMIDGLLEYSRVETRGDPLEPVELDAVLEDARQDLQLRIEETDAEIVTGTLPRVRGDGDQLREVFQNLLDNAIEYSGDESPRVYVSAERAGDEWVLSVRDEGVGIDPADADRVFDVFESLHTQEEGGGTGIGLALSERIVERHGGDIWVEPDSRDGTTFAFTLPVADEPDN